The genomic DNA ccggtagtgcgccctaaaacacgaactcgatttggactaattgattcagacgctgaacaggacacttggccaaaaccccctccggaaccccctcctcctctcattgatctctctacggatgaggctgagcaggaggacaagaaggagggtaaacatgcttcgtatccacctttaccggattcgccatttacggagtcagcagtaccagagtcacaaggacttaaaggactgttaccatcacgaaatggacacgaacttgacatgacagagcttggtagacggctggaagaattaaagacggaattgcagcagcatcgttcagccaacgcctcgggacacgtgactatgtctcccccaaaacccccctctgtgttccggacaagtattagggctacctcaacctcctttgcaattccctactccacctttagatcagggcggggggggaggtttgcgtccatctggtaatgtgggaggtgagggagagagtcagcgtccgcccgtgtatacaggggaagggggggaggtgagggaggagtgaaatggaaagggatcattcgagatgcgttattagaaggagttataattccacaagcatatccggtgattgtgggtgcgggtcctgaggggagaaatatttggcaactgttagattggaaaattgtaaaagcagcattgccactacagttagcaaaggacaacacaggtgaggactgcaggagagTTGTTGCAGagatggcaaatcgtaaccccaccttaactgagctgatggatgcttgtgagaaagtaggaaccaccacatttcagatggagcatttagcaaaaacttttgcggcggcagttaaggtagttcatcgttgttatacatgcgaacaggaaggtcactttaagaaaaactgccttaagaagttgaagctgagtgggagagataactctgttttgatgtgtcattgctgtgggaagctggggcattttaTGAAGCTGTGCgggtctcagtataatgctcaaggtcagctgataacaaccagctgcagagtgcagggaaactggagaaagaacacggggggggaaccgtgtgctcacacaaatgaatcttcccaaccagttccaggcctaagcagttaactcgcagcccgaaccgcagggagcgcaggactggtgtttccacgcagggttaacctgcgcggctgccaagccttggacctgtggcaaacagggataatgctaatgctgattgtcaaaagatcattgaagctttacctggaaaacaaaggcatgtgcaaaagtgggtactgtggaacataaggctcaagttatggctgcggccgtacttggggcttacgtcgtcacaattgcagtctctattccaattgttagcaggggacacaactttaacagcaccccgacacactacttcagaggtacagcaactgattacagaaatagaaagcaggctacattccaaatttgtacatcgtattgatttgaatcaggaaatacaaattatcactttgtttgataggcaaattccgtatgcaataattggtcaatggaattcagaatgatcagatttgttacagagctattggcacagattattcatcaaaggacggatgcgatgtcgggagctcgtggccagagatccctgcatcactaaccgttcctattttgcagctcaatattttgagtggtgtatggctaatagctttgctttgcaaacagctatggagaatttctcgggacaggttgtttaccacttgccctcccatcctgttataaaattgagtgtggaacttccaattgccacaggagtgtggtgcgcagacactcctgtggatggaattaccatttttacggatggatctgggaacacaggcaaggcaggccttgtctggtattctgatggcaagtgggaatctatggtagtacaacaaaagggttcacctcaggtggtagaattacgagctgtattagaagtatttcagaattttcccattccctttaatttggttactgattcagcatatgtagctggcattataaagcaattggatagatctgttataaagcatacacgtaatcagtgtgtttttgaattgctgcgagctctgtggcaagaaattcaaatccgaactgcattgttttatgttttatatgtaagaaagcatactaatttgcctgggtttattgcagaaggcaatgctcgagtggactctttggtttctgaccccacaaattctactgcaatgactgtgcaagtgccggacattaaacagcaaatcatagaatgggtttttccaccttttcatcctaaaacaacaacttaagactgataatggaccagcatactgttcatagatttttcgtcaattttgtcagctatggggtattacacatgtcaccgggattcctcattcgcctacgggtcaggcgattgtggaacgtgctcataatacattgaaacagcttctgcaaaaacaaaaagggggagaggtgactgaaccttctgagagacttgcaaaagctgtttatgtacttaaccatttaactttagcaggagataaggagagacccccaattgtaatacattgggaggcagtttgacagggagcaagctatgtgaaaaacaaaggcaaagtgtggtatagggaaccaggtactaacgaatggttgggaccaggggaactattactaatgggtcgaggtttatgcttctgtctctacaggtgcaggagtacggtggattgtctctaaaaggatggttagccacattgttagagggaatagtttatgtagttgtgattatagttatcatagggatctgcgtgggttgtgttaagacaatcattgagaagagtatatggaagtagtgagataataaatctaactacttccaaagggggaaattgataccggatggtttagcaacggtttagcaagggtaggcctcagagtaggctctaaaaggcctgctctgtgttacctttaaacagaatcagctttcctgtcagtaattttcctttcagctagaataacagagaataacagtatgttctgaagtaaactgcatgttttgtagatagagtctgcttatgggaatgtttataataggcattatcctacttgtgttaccctgtttgtttgcatgtttgcagaaaactgtgcaacgaatggtcaatacaacctttgtggcacaacaacagagagcaggatttatgggtaaccaaggctgggattctctgactgggctctgcgagacacagggaaccgggtttgagtaagaaacaaaacaaaaaggacgagataggacatagctcgttcaaaaacaaaaaggggaaactgtggggttcccacgggacaatggtgggaatgagctactgaacgagctatgtccaggcatgtccagggggtggtaatggggtggtgatgaactagccaatcataatacagaacaagggccttggctatgagaccaacaagatatgggggaagttgaaaaataagaaagaatgctgcacctgcaagatatagctttttagcataagccaatcagaactaatatagaggcacgtggacacttacagtatgatgattgtggccaccccgcatcggaaacaaacagcacgctccattcagctacattggaatcttgcaatcgcttggctaggcctacctgtcgagatcaaaactgataatggcccctgttttattgctcataccacacgtcagtggtgccagcggtggggtatcacgctcaaacacggcattccgtataattctaccgggcaggccattgtagagcgcgctaatcagacgctaaaacacagaattaagattcttggggagggggaaggattcccagacgtaattcctgtcaactaccaatctcacattttacatcgcgctctttattctttaaatcattttgcccggggagaccaagagcgtgccccaattgagcgacattggggtccaggggtgccagaagtgggccccccagtcaaggttcggttccctgggacagcggagtgggaaacaggttgggagctgctacatcacgggagggggtatgccgccatcaaacgggatgatgttatacagtgggtccctacacgctgtttgcgccctgatttaaaacaaaatcctaacccgaagtaatatgtacacTGTCCGAGctttgttttgcaggagtacctgtgggggaagccgaaacagcaccagcctcgaccttcagacgtgaggagtcatgacagtacagagagtctggtaaagcggcggggcgccaagaacGATGAGGAAtggcgaccgttgctgagtgaaacaaaagctttgaacaatgcgctcatgattagcttgcttttgctttgcatctcaggagttgcaggggaatcttactggagaacctgggctcgggatgttgtatccgccagctacgcttactctttgacgcaaggctccagaatcagcgatacgctttacttcgcatgacttgaagcatggggagggggaaatgtaggtagattagggtacggcgaccggaaaatctcgggctgtaacggaaggtaggcgtggcgaaaggagcaggaagtgcaagtatcgtgcgagttcgtacgggacaagatgactatataaggctgttgcgcagttcaataaacgccatttgttgcatcctcacattggtgtcagtgctcaatggccctggggtgcggatagcctcaggccagccagcaactgaacggagcttgccgcagacaagcggcaacatgACAGCACCTTCCACCTTGCTGCATTTCTGTGCCTCACCCCCATCTCTTACACCCAATCCTCCATCACTGAACATGAAGTAATCTGGCAAAGATTTAGTATCGAAGGTGCTTTCTGTAACTTGAAACAGTGCCATATTTCATCACCCTTTCCTTCCCAGGTAATTCCACCTCATCAACTCTGGCATAAATCACTtaacaaaacacaaccaaatTCACATTAAAAGTCTTTGCAGGTTACTCAAAAGCAGCGCTCCTGTCTCCTTCTGAGGAAAATGACACAAAAAGCAGATTTGGAGAAGAGATCTGAACAGGACTCGGTGGATATCAACTGGAACTGATATACTAGCATTTTCCCCTATATAAACCAGACAAAATATAACCAAATCCACATGAGAACAGGGTCTAAGGATTGGAATTATTCCCACTGCCCCTCAGGTGGAGGAAAACCACACATCTGTACATACacacattcaaaacaaaaaacattagaaaatacGAGTGCAAGACAGTTATCTGTGCACTTCATGCCCACCCATAGAAAACATCAGAAGAGATACTCTGCTCTTCAAACAACACAGGTATTTCCTGACCTACAGAAGGCACGCAGTAGAAGGTTCCTAAAGTCAGAAATGAAATATCAGGAATAGActcaaaagaatgaaaaataagtgaTCTAACAGATTTAAGCTCCACCAAGCAGTTCGCTAGGGTACCATGCACACCAGCTAAGACATTTGTAAGATCTCTACTATGCAGGCAGCCTGCAACAGACTAATAGAAAAGATAGCATATCCCAATgtaatacacacaaaaaattaaaaaaaaacgcAAACACCACAGTGAGAATTTACAGCATCAACATAGACATTAAGAAATtgagttaaatttaaaaagacacaCCCCCCAAATGTCAGGGGAAATCCCCATTCTCACTGTATCAGCAGCCAccgtgtcctggtttggcctaaaccaggccgattttcctttcagtgatttttcctttcagctaagtctcctctaagtaactgcactttctgaaactaactgcatgtttttgcagacagtgtctgcttccaggactgataacgctcgaagtttgtagttatcactgaggcaccggtagggatgttgtgcagaaaggctcttgctgtacttgttcttgagagaaaccaaggtcactgctgaattcctcactgcttacgagtgaagagccgaagggggggtcgcagctgcaggggggagcggacagggcaggtgacccaaaattgaccaacgaaggtattccatcccatacacgtcattctcagtataaagcggggggatcacgagggtctcgctctctttctgctatggccggtgtccaaggaggactccgtctgttttcctgctgcccccgatcccgatccgtgcatccctgaatccagctctcgaccgtcgctaggcccagcctgggccttcccggagcctgccctgcagtgccggtggtgacgtggctgacttcaggggagctcaatcttggttttgtatatatatttgtatatatttgattatttctattattattattatactttttttttcattattatagtttattaaaactgttttaactttccaacccagaagtctctctcccttttccctttccctctggggggagggggggggataacagagagcatctgccgcaggtttaatagccggcccagctttaaaccgtgacacaccGGTACCTCTCACTGCTGGAAGCTTCCCAGGAAGCAGTGACAACTTGCACTTGGGACTCTGCCCACTTGCACTTTCTAGATGTAAACGAACCAGCACGTCAAAGACAAATATTcccaccagctcctgcctcccatACACCTAATGTTGCCTAATTTCTAcaacaaattcaaaacacaataaaaacacCAAAATCTAGAAATCACAATCATTGCATGAATAGTTGATGAGAAATCCTTTGTGacatttatgcatttatttataaatatcaaCACACTGAGGACAAATAACTCAGGGGGCAGGTGGAATGACAGATGACCCCAAAAATATTCTGCAAGATAtttgcagagagaagaaaaactcttCTACCAGCAAAGCTGCAGATGCTATataggaagcagaaaaaaaaaatactgacaaactaaaaatatttgtcaataataaataaaggaaaacattatttgtATATATGAGTTAATGCATATCAGAgcatgaaataagaaaaatagacGTTGGTAGGCAGagaaacttgaaaataaaaaccaagcaaGACAActcacaaaagagacaaaaaggaaaCCCTGAAACGCatccccagcacagctgctccAAAAGCCTCTGCCGCCACACTTTCATCCCCCACTGAACCATAACAGCATAGGAGCTGGGCTCTACCTCCACTCAGACAGCAGTCCTAGGAAAGAACCAGCTCCCCTTCCCTATGGCCACCTCCTGCTCACACTTTGACAAGCACAACAAAAGCCCTCGGGAGAAAgcaaatggaaagcaaaactgaaaatggaaattttgtctagatgatgaaagaaaagctgcGACAGCACATAAAGCTGACCACCCTGCAGCACCTCAGGCacagcacccaccagcaccaccaccatGCCTGACCAGGCTCCTTCCCAGCACCGCCCACGCAGCACCCACAGACCCACCATGGCTGCACCCAcaaccccacagccccacctgCAGCACGGCGCCCCGGTGCTCCTGCTGGCTCTCGCCACTGCCCTGACCTGCGTCCCCACAATGCCACCTTCCCCTGGGacagcctccagctcctccaggcCATGGCTCCCAGCCAACCACAGCCCTGCCACCACCAGCACGcacccttctccttccccaacaCCCTCCTACACACCACCCACCCACAGCAAGCCGCTGCCACCGCCCTCCGCATCCTCCAGCACCTTTTCGCCACCCTCAGCAGCCCAAGCACCCCCCACCACTGGGACGCCCAGGCATAGCACCACCTCCTCAACAACCTCCAGCATTACATCCACCACCTGGAGCAATGCCTGCCAGCCAACGGCATGCTCTTCGAAGGCCAAGGGCCCTGCAACTTGCTGCTCAGCATCAACAAGCACTTCAGGCGCATCCAGGACTTCCTCCGCACCAACCACCACAGCCCCTGTGCCTGGGACCAACGTCTGCCTCGAAGCTCACATCTGCTTCCAACGCCTCCACAACCTCACCCACACAATGTGCAATTAGACTAACGACCCCAACCAACCTGCACAGCCCTACCtatgccaccaccaccacttcTGGACCACTGCCCCATCCCCACCTTTGTCCTCCCACCTTCCCTGACCGATGGCAAGAGCCACTGCAAGAATGGCCCTGGACCCCGAGCCTCTACTCACTGCTTGTCTATTTACTTAACTCATTCTATTTATTTTGACAAGGGGTTTTACCTATTTATTCACCAGAAAATAAAGAGCCATTGCAAAAAGCTTGCCAGTGCCTCTTGTCTTAGAAGCACAGGAAAGAGcctttggggtgggggaagcgACCTCCACTGAACACTTACTCTAAGCCCTGCTCTAAATAGGGCTCTGCAGATCCCATGTCCACTCTTCTCTTTGGCACCTCCCTAAGGATGCACTTTCCTCAATCTCTCTGGAAAACCTCTGCCAGGGTTTAGCCACCATCATCGGAATCATCTCTTTGGCCTGTATCTCCTCAACATTTTCCACCTTCCATCCTGGTTTAGACTGACTGATGAAGGAGAGGCACGGCAGAGATCACTTTGATTAGGTTGAGTTCGGCTACTCTCGCCACTTCAGGCATTTTTCATGACAACTCTCTTGTTGCGCTGCTAGAAAACACCTTGCAGCATGAACTATTCAAGGGCAACACAGACAAGGTATGAATCcttacattttctcttcttgagCCTTATTCTTGGACTGAATGGACAAAgttaataaatttttttctccatgtgctttactgtatttttttttagattaattaTTACCCAttcattttttctctccatttgcTGTCACTACATGTAAATGACATCAATAATTCTCAGCTCCTGGCCCCTCAGAACCAAACCTCCCCACCAAGACGcatgctctgctccagcccctgcaTGGCCCTGTGGTACGACTACATGGAAAAAGCACTCCTGCCCAgagagcaacaaaaaaattgaGTGAACAGATGGGAAGCGCAGGCTGATAAAAGTTGAACAGCACTCCTAGAAAACATTCTGTCTCCTACCAATGTAACCATGTCTCTCCTGGCCCcagaactgcaaatattttgtcattttgctGCTCCAAAAATAATCCCATTAATTTCAGTCGACAATTCTTCCAAGGATCATGCCTTCCTTGGGTAGTTAAAATCTTCATTAATGCGctcaactttattttttaattcaggatGTGCAGTTGGACAGGGTTTTGTCTGGGACATCCCTGTACTCACCTTTAACTATCTGACTCTGGCTGTCCCCAGACTCCACATGGAAGACCTGGTACTGACTTGGACCTTTAACTATGGCATTCATCCAGTGATACTTCTTTTCCAGATCACTGCTTAATGGTCCATTTCTGCTTCTACGGATACACTGCATCAGTTAATCCTGTGACTTTTCTCAGTTACATACTACCAAACTTTCTCTCCAAGTTCCTTATCctagttttctgaaaacaaaattctttatctttctgCAATCTAGGCTGAGGCTCTTTGTGAATCTAACTCTCATCTTTTCTCACATGCCATTTACATTCTGGATCCAGGTAAAGAAGAAAACTTCGTATactctccctcctgcagctcaccTGCATTTGTTGCCATGATGCATACGCAAAGATCTCCACCTATGAGCACCTCCAAAACCTGTCAGATGCACCTACTGGCTGTTAATTTGTGTACTTGCTGTTCAACCCTACCTCttggtaaaagaaaacattcacgCTCAGATTTCAACTAGACTTGACAAGATGTCATACTGTTGCtacaacaattaaaaatttCTCCACTCAAAAGCACAAAGCACACTTGCTTCTATTTACAGAATTTGCAGATGGATGAATGCATGcactctcctatgaagacaggctgagagagttggggctgttcagcctggagaagagaaggctctggggagaccttctagcagccttccagtacctgaaggggctacaggaaagcgggagagggactttttacaagggcatggagtgataggacgagggggaatggttttaaactgaaagggggtagatttagattagatattaggaagaaattctttactgtgagggtgg from Nyctibius grandis isolate bNycGra1 chromosome W unlocalized genomic scaffold, bNycGra1.pri SUPER_W_unloc_2, whole genome shotgun sequence includes the following:
- the LOC137677188 gene encoding LOW QUALITY PROTEIN: interferon-like (The sequence of the model RefSeq protein was modified relative to this genomic sequence to represent the inferred CDS: inserted 1 base in 1 codon; deleted 1 base in 1 codon; substituted 1 base at 1 genomic stop codon); protein product: MAAPTTPQPHLQHGAPVLLLALAXCPDLRPHNATFPWDSLQLLQAMAPSQPQPCHHQHAPFSFPNTLLHTTHPQQAAATALRILQHLFATLSSPSTPHHWDAQAXHHLLNNLQHYIHHLEQCLPANGMLFEGQGPCNLLLSINKHFRRIQDFLRTNHHSPCAWDNVCLEAHICFQRLHNLTHTMCN